CGCGTCGATCGCGCGGCGCGCACTACTGGCCTGCGAAGCCGCGTTCCGGGCCACTTCGCCCAGACGCACGACTTCGTCCAACGTGCTGCGCGCGGCCACGACGTTCTGATGTTGGGCCGCGATCTTCCGCTGCAAGCTGTCGAGCGCCTCGACGGCCTTGAGCACGTCGGCCGTCTCTTGCTGGGCGGCGAGGGCCTTCTGCTCCAGCTCGGCAAGGCCCGCCAGCGATTGCTCGGCCTCCCGCGTGTCGGACTGCTGAGCGATAAGCTGCGATTGCAGGGCTTCGATTTTTTTCAGGGCGTTCTCGGCAAGCTCGGCCCGCTCGCCCTGTTCGGCCAACGCGCTGAGCAGCTCGTTGGTCTGGGCCACGCCGCCCCGCTTGCCGACCAGCTTGCCGACGTTTCGTTCCAGTGTGGCGACCTGGCCTTCGAGTCGGGCCAGCTCACCGGCGATGGGGCGTGTGGCACCGAAGTAGACCACAACGAGCCCCAAGGCCAGTCCCGCGCCGAACCAGGCCCAGCCGCGGGAATCGATTTGTTGGTTAAGTTCTTCGCCATCCTTGGCGGAATGCGAATCCGTTCGCTCGTGTAAAGTAGCCAACGTCAGTTCTCCTAGCAAAGTGGCTAATAACCCGCCAACCGTAGCATCGCCCATGACTGGGCCAGTCTTCCGTATCGGAAAATCAACCGCCGCCGATGTAGCTTTTGTGGAACCTTCAAGTTTCCCGGACTGCCACGCGCCCGACTTGACCAATCCGACGATTCTGATGTATGATTTTGAGCGATCAAAAATTCTTTCGATGCTTCAAAGTCCCATGCTGCCGGCGAACAAAGATATCTGCGCGATGCGCGAGATGACGTGCTCCACGCTCCTGTTGGTGCTGGTGGTTTCACTGACCGGTTGTCACGAACAGGCCGACGGCGCCGCCAATGTCGGCCAAACGGCAACGGCCGCCATGCACTTTAGCGGCAAGTATCCGCTCCGCGTCGTCGTTACGACCGGCATGGTCGCCGATCTGGTCGGCCACGTGGGCGGTTCGTTTGTCGAAGTCACGCCGCTGATGGGTGAAGGCGTCGACCCGCATCTCTACAAAGCGTCGACCGGCGATGTCGCGCGATTGGGCGAGGCGGACGCCGTTTTTTATTCCGGCCTGCACCTGGAAGGCCGCATGGGCGACGTGCTGTCGCGGCTGGCAAATCGCAAGCCGACGTTTGCCGCGACCGACTTGCTCGACCGCGATCGCCTGCTCAAAGTCGGGCCCGAACAGTTCGACCCACACGTCTGGTTCGATGTGGCGCTCTGGTCCGAATGTTTGACGCAGGTCGAGCAGGCCCTGGCCGGCTATGATCCTCCTCACGCAGCCGACTATCGCCGGCAGGCCGCGGTCTATCGCGATGAGCTTGCCTCGCTCGACGCCTGGTGCCGCGAGCAGATGGCCGCCATCCCCACCGAGCGCCGCGCGCTCGTCACGGCACACGACGCCTTCCACTACTTCGGCCGCGCCTATGACATCGAGGTCGAGGCAATTCAGGGCATCAGCACACAGGCCGAAGCCGGCGTGAGCCAGATCAATGACCTGGTCGATCTCATCAGCCGGCGAAAGATCAAGGCCGTGTTCGTCGAGACGAGCGTCAGCGAGCGAAACATCCGGGCACTCGTCGAGGGGTGCGCCGCCCGTGGCCATCGCGTCGAAATTGGCGGACAACTCTTTTCCGACGCGATGGGCAAGCCGGGCACGCCCGAAGGAACATACATGGGTATGGTGCGGCACAATGTCGAGACCATCAGGCGGGCCTTGCAATGAATGAGGCTACCGAGCACACTTCACCGGCCCGAGGCGAAGCGGCTTTAGCCGAATTGCCCGGCGCGGCGCCGGCACGGGCTGCGAATTCAACTTCGCCCGTGCTGGAAATCCATGACATGACGGTGGCCTATCATCGTCGGCCCGTGCTGTGGGACGTCGACCTGACGATCGAGCGGCCGAGCCTGGTCGGCATCGTCGGGCCCAACGGTGCCGGCAAGAGTACGCTCATCAAAGGCGTGCTGGGACTGGTGCCGATCGCCAGCGGCCGCGTGACGCTTTTCGGTTTGCCCGCCGCCAGCCAGCGGCAGCTCGTCGGCTATGTGCCGCAGCGCGAGAGCGTCGATTGGGACTTTCCGGTGAGCGTGCTCGACGTGGTGCTGATGGGCACCTACGGCCGGCTGGGTTGGTTCCGGCGGCCGGGGAAGGCCGAGCGTGAGTGGGCCATGGAATGTCTGCGGCACGTGGGACTGGCCGACCTGGCGCGGCGGCAGATCGGCCAACTTTCCGGCGGCCAGCAGCAACGGACTTTCTTGGCACGCGCGCTGGCGCAGCGGGCCGACGTTTATTTCATGGACGAGCCGATGGCCGGCGTCGACGCCGCCACCGAGCGCGTCATTTTCTCGCTGCTGCGCGAGCTGCGCGAGGCCGGCAAAACCGTGCTCGTCGTGCATCACGATCTGCGGACCGTGCCCGGCTACTTTGATGAGGTGGCCCTGCTCAACATGCGGCTGGTCGCCAGCGGCCCGACGGAAAAAGTCTTCACGCCCGAAAATCTCCGCAAGACCTACGGCGGTCGGCTCGGCATTCTGGAGGCCGCCGGCCAGGCGCTGGCCGAACAACAACGCAGCGTATGATTACTAACCACAACGCCTGTTCGCCGTGGACGCACGGACGCTTTACGGTTGGTTCCGCAACTTCACTTTTGATACAATGCGAATACCATGACCGTGCCCTTAGCAAAAGCACTCGAACAAGCCGATCTCGATGCGGGAAACATCTACCGTTGCCGTGTCAAAGGCCGGTGGGTTGAAGTGCGCGTTTTCGCAACCGAGCCGCCCGCGTTTGCGAAACCATTTGTCGTGTCGGATGTGATGATCGATCCATGGGTGGGGTTGCCGGGAGTAAGCTTCCTGCGTCGTTGCTCGGCCCGCCACGGGCTCGATTTCTCGTTCGATGTTCCGAGCGTCCCAACGGATTCGGGAGCATGCTCATGACGGCAAAGGAAGCGGTTCTCGAGTTGTTGAAGAGAGAAAAGGAACTCGGTGATGCTGCGGCACAAGGCGTCGACGAGATTCGTCGCGAATGGCTGCTCGCCCTCGCCGAATTAATGGCTCAAATTCGGCAATGGTTAAAGGCGGCCGAACAGGAAAAACTGCTGCAAGTCGAGGAGTACACGGCTTCTCTTCGAGAGGAGGGATTAGGAAACTACGATGCGCCGGCGTTGAAGATTGTTACGCCGCGCGGGTTCGCGCTTAACATCAAGCCGAAGGCACGGTTTGTCGTAGGCGGCATGGGGCGCGTCGATCTTGATGCAATGCCGAAGTTGCGCATCCTTGTGCGGAAAGATCGCACGACGTGGCAGGTCGCGAAACAGACCGGCGATCACGGGTTTTGGTCGTTCGCCGACTTGGACGAAAACTCGTTCTGGCAGGCGCTGAATGAGTTGATGATGTAGAAAAGGCCGTCCCAGATGACCGTTACCTCGTATTGGCCGCAGCCTTTCCTGATCCTCAATTACTATCGACAGTCGCTCGAATCGCTCGACTTATTAAAACGCCACGTTCTGGCTGCGCTGGTCGACGGTCAGGTCATTGACACGACACTAACCGCGTCTTTCCGCTCTATGACGCCGGCGGAAGTCGATTCGTCCATCGGCCAACTTCGCGATGAGTTGCACCACGCGGTGGTCCTGATGTTGGTCGCGGCATTCGAGGCGACATTGCAAACGGACTTGCGAGCGCGTCTTTCCAGGAAAGGAAAAGACGCCGCGTCCCGGCGCTTCCGCAAGCTCTGGCACTCTCGTTACAAACGTCGAGGCGCCGACGAATGGGTCAGAATCGAAGCGATCCTCGACGTTTGGAAAAGCGTCATTGGCAGGGCAGATATCATCGGCGATTTCAAGCAGCTCGTGATGTTCCGTCACTGGCTCGCCCACGGTCGCTACTGGGTCCAGAAGAGCGGCTTATCCAACGATTTCGATCCGTTTGACGCCTGGGAGCGCGGCAAAGCTCTCTTCGACACCCTTCCCGGATTTGCACCGTTGCCTCAGTCTCATTAACTCGCCTCCGGAGCTGTATGATTCCCTACAACACCTCCATTGTCCTGGCGGGCACGAGTTTGCTGGGCGCGGCATCCGGGCTGATCGGCACCTTCGCACTGCTGCGGCGACGGGCGCTGCTCGGCGACACGCTGGCCCACGCGGCGCTTCCCGGTCTGTGCCTCGGTTTTCTTCTTTGGGGCGACCGCAGCCTGCCGGTGATGCTGGCGGGCGGACTGCTGTCGGGCGTGGCGGGCATCGGCGTCGTGGCGGGCCTGCGGCGATTCACGCGCATCAAAGACGACGCGGCGCTGGGCATCGTGCTGAGCGTGTTCTTTGGCGGCGGCCTGGCGCTGTTGAAATACATCCAAACGCAGTCCGTGGGCGGAAGCCGGGCCGGCATCGACCACTACATCTTTGGTTCGGCCGCCGGCATGATCGCGGCCGACGTCAAGCTGATCGCGGCGGTGGCGCTGGTCGGCATGGTCGCGGTGGTCCTGCTGTACAAAGAATTTCGCCTGGTGACGTTCGACGCCGCGTTTGCCCGCGTGCAAGGCTGGCCCGCGCTGCTGCTCGATTTTCTGATCATGCTGCTGGTTTCGGTCACCGTGATTATCGCTTTGCCGGCGGCCGGCGTGGTGCTCACCGCGGCGCTGTTGATTCTGCCGGCCACAGCCGCCCGGTTCTGGACGGACCGGCTCGGCGTCATGCTGGTGTTGTCCGCGCTGTTCGGTGCCATCATCGGGACCGCCGGCACGTTCGTCAGCGCCACGGGCAGCCGTCTGCCGACGGGGCCGACCATCGTCCTGGCTGGAGCGGTCGTTTTCCTGTCGTCGATGCTCTTCGCCCGGCGACGCGGGCTGATCGCCAAAGCCCTCGCCGAGCACCGTTCGCGGCGGCGCATCGACGAGCAGAAACTGCTGCTCGCCATGGGTGCCATCACTTTCGAGCGCGACGCGTCGTCGTGTACCTCGGCAGGCCTGCTGATCCAAACGTCGTTGCCCGTGGGCCGTTTACGAACGCTGTTGCGTCGGGCGGAGATGGAGGGACTGCTTCGACGCTTAGACGTGCAAGACAGCGAGTCGTGGCAACTGACCGAGTCCGGCCTGCGCCGCGCCGCCGCTGTGGCCCGCGCGCATCGGCTGTGGCGGTTGTTCCTCACCGAGTATCCCGAATCGGTTTCGCTCTTCAGCGATCTCGACATCGAGAAGATTGACGAACTTTTACCGCGTGAAGTATTAGCAGTATTGGAAAACGCGTAGGGTGGGACCAGCGAGCTTGCGAGCGCCGGCCCACCGGGGTCAAGGCGTTAGGCAATAGGCGTTGGGCACTATTTGAAAACCTAACGCCCAACGCCCATCGCCTAACGCCTGCACCGCTATGCCGACGCGAGCATAACTGACAAACCGACATGAACCAGGCCTTCTGGACCATTACCGTGGCCGCCGTGGCCAACCTGGCGTGCGCCCTGTTGGGGTGCTATCTGCTGCTGCGCCGCTTGAGCCTGCTCGGCGATGCCGTCAGCCACGCCGTGTTGCCGGGCGTCGTAGTCGGGTTTTGGATCAGCGGCAGCACGTCGTCGGCCTGGATTTTCGTCGCCGCCGTGGCAGTCGGCCTTCTCACCACGTTCTTGATCCAACTGCTGCACGGCTTTGCCCAGGTGGCCGAAGACGCCAGCATGGGCGTGGTGTTCACGTCGCTGTTTGCCCTGGGAGTGGTGATGCTGGTCAAGGTCGGGTCGCGCGTCGATCTCGACGTCGATTGCGTGCTCTACGGACTGATCGACGCGGTTTCGCTCGATACTCGGCCGGTGTTCGGCTATCAGGTGCCGCGGGCGCTGTTTTCGCTGGCCGGCGTGCTGGCGCTCACCATGCTGTTCATCGGCCTGCTGTGGAAAGAGCTGAAACTGGTCTCGTTCGATCCGCGGCTGGCCACGTCGATGGGCTATAGTGCGACGCTCGTCCACTACTTGCTGATGGCGGTGGTGGCGCTGGCGATCGTGGCCGGGTTCTACGCGGTCGGGTCGGTGCTGGTGATCGCGATGCTGATCGTGCCCGCCGCCACCGGGCACCTCCTCTCCGATCGTCTGGCCGGCATGATGGCCTGGGCGGCCGTGGTCGCCGTTTCGTCGGCCGTCGTGGGCTACTGGGGCGATCTGCGTTTCGACACCGGCATGGCGCCGATGATGGCGATGGTCGCGGGAGCGGAATTCACGGCGGCGCTCTGTTTCGCGCCGCGGCACGGCCTGGCAAGCCGGGCGCTGCACCGCCTGGCCCTGGCCATGCGCATTGTGTACGAAGACGTCATTGCCATGCTCTACCGCGCGGACGAAGCCGACGAAGTCCGTGCCGGAGTCTCGTGGCGTCGTTGCGTGGTAGCGGGCGGGGGCGGCTGGCTGGCCCGGCTGGCCGTGCCGCTGCTCTGGTGGCGCGGTGC
This genomic window from Pirellulales bacterium contains:
- a CDS encoding iron chelate uptake ABC transporter family permease subunit, which gives rise to MIPYNTSIVLAGTSLLGAASGLIGTFALLRRRALLGDTLAHAALPGLCLGFLLWGDRSLPVMLAGGLLSGVAGIGVVAGLRRFTRIKDDAALGIVLSVFFGGGLALLKYIQTQSVGGSRAGIDHYIFGSAAGMIAADVKLIAAVALVGMVAVVLLYKEFRLVTFDAAFARVQGWPALLLDFLIMLLVSVTVIIALPAAGVVLTAALLILPATAARFWTDRLGVMLVLSALFGAIIGTAGTFVSATGSRLPTGPTIVLAGAVVFLSSMLFARRRGLIAKALAEHRSRRRIDEQKLLLAMGAITFERDASSCTSAGLLIQTSLPVGRLRTLLRRAEMEGLLRRLDVQDSESWQLTESGLRRAAAVARAHRLWRLFLTEYPESVSLFSDLDIEKIDELLPREVLAVLENA
- a CDS encoding metal ABC transporter permease yields the protein MNQAFWTITVAAVANLACALLGCYLLLRRLSLLGDAVSHAVLPGVVVGFWISGSTSSAWIFVAAVAVGLLTTFLIQLLHGFAQVAEDASMGVVFTSLFALGVVMLVKVGSRVDLDVDCVLYGLIDAVSLDTRPVFGYQVPRALFSLAGVLALTMLFIGLLWKELKLVSFDPRLATSMGYSATLVHYLLMAVVALAIVAGFYAVGSVLVIAMLIVPAATGHLLSDRLAGMMAWAAVVAVSSAVVGYWGDLRFDTGMAPMMAMVAGAEFTAALCFAPRHGLASRALHRLALAMRIVYEDVIAMLYRADEADEVRAGVSWRRCVVAGGGGWLARLAVPLLWWRGAVERLPEGRVRLTSAGRQAAESLVRSHRLWEAFLGENFELPLDHLHESAERVEHYIGPALQEQLASELHQPGRDPHGKAIPGTKEPA
- a CDS encoding metal ABC transporter ATP-binding protein → MNEATEHTSPARGEAALAELPGAAPARAANSTSPVLEIHDMTVAYHRRPVLWDVDLTIERPSLVGIVGPNGAGKSTLIKGVLGLVPIASGRVTLFGLPAASQRQLVGYVPQRESVDWDFPVSVLDVVLMGTYGRLGWFRRPGKAEREWAMECLRHVGLADLARRQIGQLSGGQQQRTFLARALAQRADVYFMDEPMAGVDAATERVIFSLLRELREAGKTVLVVHHDLRTVPGYFDEVALLNMRLVASGPTEKVFTPENLRKTYGGRLGILEAAGQALAEQQRSV
- a CDS encoding zinc ABC transporter substrate-binding protein, which translates into the protein MLQSPMLPANKDICAMREMTCSTLLLVLVVSLTGCHEQADGAANVGQTATAAMHFSGKYPLRVVVTTGMVADLVGHVGGSFVEVTPLMGEGVDPHLYKASTGDVARLGEADAVFYSGLHLEGRMGDVLSRLANRKPTFAATDLLDRDRLLKVGPEQFDPHVWFDVALWSECLTQVEQALAGYDPPHAADYRRQAAVYRDELASLDAWCREQMAAIPTERRALVTAHDAFHYFGRAYDIEVEAIQGISTQAEAGVSQINDLVDLISRRKIKAVFVETSVSERNIRALVEGCAARGHRVEIGGQLFSDAMGKPGTPEGTYMGMVRHNVETIRRALQ